Proteins from one Salvelinus sp. IW2-2015 linkage group LG32, ASM291031v2, whole genome shotgun sequence genomic window:
- the LOC111956341 gene encoding RING finger protein 11-like, translated as MGNCLKSPTSDDISLLHESQSDRASYGEADPDLEPPPPYQEAHMPVYHPTPSQARLASQLTEEEQVRIAQRIGLIQHLPRGVYDGGRDGSEKKIRECVICMMDFVYGDPIRFLPCMHIYHMDCIDDWLMRSFTCPSCMEPVDAALLSTYETN; from the exons ATGGGCAATTGTCTCAAATCGCCGACGTCCGACGATATATCTTTGCTTCACGAATCCCAGTCTGACAGAGCAAGTTATGGGGAGGCAGACCCGGATTTGGAGCCACCTCCGCCTTACCAG GAGGCCCACATGCCGGTGTACCACCCCACCCCCAGCCAGGCCCGCCTGGCCAGCCAGCTGACTGAGGAGGAGCAGGTCCGTATCGCCCAGCGTATCGGCCTCATCCAGCACCTCCCCCGGGGTGTCTACGACGGAGGACGGGACGGCTCTGAGAAGAAAATCAGAGA GTGTGTGATATGTATGATGGACTTTGTGTACGGGGACCCCATCCGGTTTCTGCCCTGTATGCACATCTACCACATGGACTGTATAGACGACTGGCTGATGAGGTCCttcacctgtccctcctgcatgGAGCCTGTGGACGCCGCCCTGCTCTCCACTTACGAGACCAACTGA